One genomic window of Glycine soja cultivar W05 chromosome 9, ASM419377v2, whole genome shotgun sequence includes the following:
- the LOC114424990 gene encoding auxin-induced protein 6B-like, protein MGFRLPASIRRASFAANQASSKTLEVPKGYLAVYVGERMKRFVIPISYLTQPSFQELLNQAEEEFGYDHPMGGLTIPCSEDVFQNITSRLVGL, encoded by the coding sequence ATGGGTTTTCGTCTACCCGCAAGTATCAGAAGGGCATCATTTGCTGCCAACCAAGCATCTTCAAAAACTTTGGAGGTGCCAAAGGGCTATCTTGCAGTCTATGTTGGAGAGAGAATGAAGCGGTTTGTGATCCCCATATCATACTTGACCCAACCTTCATTCCAAGAATTGTTGAATCAAGCTGAGGAAGAGTTTGGATATGATCATCCCATGGGTGGTCTTACAATTCCTTGCAGCGAAGATGTCTTCCAAAACATAACTTCACGCTTGGTTGGGCTGTAA
- the LOC114424995 gene encoding auxin-induced protein 15A-like — MGFRLPGLQRRSDVPKGYLAVYVGENEKKRFVISISYLNQPSIQDLLSQAEQEFGFAHPMGGLTIPCGEDVFLDITSRLQRS, encoded by the coding sequence ATGGGTTTCCGTTTGCCTGGTCTTCAAAGGCGCAGTGATGTCCCAAAGGGCTATCTTGCAGTCTATGTGGGAGAAAACGAAAAGAAGCGGTTTGTGATTTCTATATCATATTTGAACCAACCTTCAATCCAAGACCTGCTTAGTCAAGCTGAACAAGAATTTGGATTTGCTCATCCAATGGGTGGCCTCACAATCCCATGTGGAGAAGATGTCTTCCTAGATATCACTTCTCGCTTGCAAAGGTCGTAG
- the LOC114424993 gene encoding auxin-induced protein 6B-like produces MGFRLLGTRRASFAANQASSKALEVPKGYLAVYVGERMKRFVIPISYLTQFSFQDLLSQAEEEFGYDHPMGGLTIPCSEDVFQNITSRLNGL; encoded by the coding sequence ATGGGTTTTCGTCTACTCGGTACCAGAAGGGCATCATTTGCTGCAAACCAAGCATCTTCAAAAGCTTTGGAGGTGCCAAAGGGCTATCTTGCAGTCTACGTTGGAGAGAGAATGAAGCGGTTTGTGATCCCCATATCATACTTGACCCAATTTTCATTCCAAGACTTGTTGAGTCAAGCTGAGGAAGAGTTTGGATATGATCACCCCATGGGTGGTCTTACAATTCCTTGCAGTGAAGATGTCTTCCAAAACATAACTTCACGTTTGAATGGACTATAA
- the LOC114424992 gene encoding auxin-induced protein 10A5-like, giving the protein MGFRIAGIVRRASFSTTQAATKGVEVPKGYLAVYVGDKMKRFVIPVPYLNQPSFQELLSQAEEEFGYDHPTGGLTIPCQEDEFLNVTSCLNEL; this is encoded by the coding sequence ATGGGTTTCCGCATAGCAGGTATTGTTAGACGGGCTTCATTTTCTACAACCCAAGCAGCCACCAAGGGAGTTGAAGTACCAAAAGGCTATCTTGCAGTCTATGTTGGAGATAAGATGAAGCGATTTGTGATTCCAGTACCATACTTGAACCAACCTTCATTTCAAGAATTATTAAGTCAAGCAGAAGAAGAATTTGGATATGATCATCCAACTGGTGGTCTCACAATTCCATGTCAGGAGGATGAGTTCCTAAACGTCACCTCTTGCTTGAATGAGTTGTAA
- the LOC114424988 gene encoding auxin-responsive protein SAUR50-like: protein MAIRKSNKLPQHAVLKQILKRCSSLGKKNGYDDDGHPVDVPKGHFAVYVGENRTRYIVPISFLAHPQFQSLLRQAEEEFGYDHEMGLTIPCDEDVFRSLTSSLR from the coding sequence ATGGCCATTAGAAAATCAAACAAGCTTCCCCAACACGCAGTTTTGAAGCAAATCTTAAAGAGGTGTTCAAGCCTAGGAAAGAAAAACGGGTACGATGATGATGGGCACCCAGTTGATGTCCCAAAAGGGCACTTTGCTGTTTATGTTGGCGAAAACCGAACTAGGTATATTGTGCCAATCTCCTTCTTGGCTCACCCTCAGTTCCAATCACTCCTTCGACAAGCCGAAGAAGAATTTGGATACGATCACGAAATGGGCCTCACAATTCCTTGTGATGAAGATGTCTTCAGGTCTCTAACATCCTCGTTAAGATGA
- the LOC114367231 gene encoding auxin-induced protein 10A5-like yields MSSASTGSSSSSKIRRIVRVRQMLLRWRRKVAVDVPAGHVAVCVGPSRRRFIVRATHLNHPIFKMLLVKAEEEYGFCNHGPLAIPCDESLFEHLLRVVARPVPLPGFSSLEDFQTRCHVDFVGGESWPLLRDEPIC; encoded by the coding sequence ATGTCGTCGGCGTCGACGggaagcagcagcagcagcaaaaTCCGGCGCATTGTGCGCGTGCGGCAAATGCTTCTCCGGTGGCGGAGGAAGGTGGCGGTGGACGTTCCGGCGGGACACGTGGCAGTGTGCGTGGGGCCCAGCAGGAGGAGGTTCATCGTGCGCGCGACGCACCTGAACCACCCGATTTTCAAGATGCTTCTTGTGAAGGCCGAAGAGGAATACGGTTTCTGCAACCACGGTCCTCTCGCTATTCCCTGCGACGAGTCTCTCTTCGAACACCTTCTTCGGGTGGTGGCCCGACCCGTACCCCTACCCGGTTTCTCCTCGCTCGAGGATTTTCAGACACGCTGCCACGTGGACTTTGTAGGAGGAGAATCGTGGCCGTTGCTTCGTGACGAGCCAATTTGCTGA
- the LOC114424997 gene encoding 2-(3-amino-3-carboxypropyl)histidine synthase subunit 1-like encodes MEKPAEAENVLVLPPHKQPDNDDNNNNNRPKPKPKRFVKNQIPESILNDPVLNAAISVLPSNYNFEVHKCVWRVLSSGAKRVALQFPEGLLMYSLPLSDILTSFAAVTHCYVLGDVTYGACCVDDLAASALGADLLIHYGHSCLVPIDSTTIPCLYIFVDIKIDVPHFVDTLILNLHKAKTLVIAGTIQFASAIRTAKPQLEELGFRVLIPQSKPLSAGEVLGCTAPKVSSKLLGDDGESSVLVFVADGRFHLEAFMIANPGIRAFRYDPYMGKLFLEEYDHLGMKRSRKNAIFKAREEARSWGLVLGTLGRQGNPRILERLEKMMRDRGFDYTVVLMSEMSPARIALFEDSIDAWIQIACPRLSIDWGEAFVKPVLTPFEADIALGVIPGWWEKNNEVVCCNKSGSCCGDAKGGGEDFGGDYPMDYYAQDGGEWNSSYVIKSTRPPARRVFVVSSVADTTAISQQP; translated from the coding sequence ATGGAGAAGCCAGCTGAAGCAGAGAACGTTCTGGTCCTTCCCCCTCATAAACAACCCGACAAcgacgacaacaacaacaacaataggcCAAAGCCAAAGCCAAAGCGTTTCGTGAAAAACCAAATCCCGGAGTCAATCCTTAACGATCCTGTTCTGAACGCCGCAATCTCCGTGCTCCCTTCGAACTACAACTTCGAGGTCCACAAGTGCGTTTGGCGTGTACTCTCCAGCGGAGCAAAGCGCGTGGCACTCCAGTTCCCTGAGGGCCTCCTCATGTACTCGCTCCCCCTCTCCGACATCCTCACCTCCTTCGCCGCCGTCACCCACTGCTACGTCCTCGGCGACGTTACCTACGGCGCTTGCTGCGTCGACGACCTCGCTGCCTCCGCCCTCGGCGCCGACCTTCTCATCCACTACGGCCACAGCTGCCTCGTCCCCATCGACTCCACCACAATCCCCTGCCTCTACATCTTCGTCGACATCAAAATCGACGTCCCCCACTTCGTCGATACCCTCATCTTAAACCTCCACAAAGCCAAAACGCTCGTCATCGCCGGAACCATTCAATTCGCCTCCGCAATTCGCACCGCCAAGCCCCAATTGGAGGAactagggtttagggttttgatTCCTCAGTCCAAGCCGCTCTCCGCAGGCGAGGTTCTGGGTTGCACTGCGCCCAAGGTATCGTCGAAATTGCTCGGTGATGATGGTGAGAGTAGTGTTTTGGTTTTTGTGGCGGATGGAAGGTTTCACTTGGAGGCGTTCATGATTGCGAATCCGGGGATTAGGGCATTCAGGTATGACCCTTACATGGGGAAGTTGTTTCTGGAGGAATATGATCATTTGGGTATGAAGAGGTCCAGGAAAAATGCGATTTTTAAAGCCAGGGAGGAGGCTCGGAGTTGGGGTCTGGTTTTGGGGACGCTGGGGAGGCAAGGGAATCCAAGGATTTTGGAGAGGTTGGAGAAGATGATGAGGGATAGAGGCTTTGATTATACTGTGGTTTTGATGTCGGAGATGAGTCCTGCCAGGATTGCTCTCTTTGAGGATTCTATCGATGCTTGGATTCAGATTGCGTGTCCTAGGTTGTCCATCGACTGGGGGGAGGCTTTTGTGAAACCGGTGCTTACTCCTTTTGAGGCCGATATTGCGCTGGGAGTGATACCTGGGTGGTGGGAGAAGAATAATGAGGTGGTTTGTTGCAACAAGAGTGGCTCTTGTTGTGGGGATGCAAAGGGAGGAGGAGAAGATTTTGGTGGAGATTATCCCATGGATTACTATGCTCAAGATGGTGGGGAGTGGAATTCATCTTATGTGATAAAGTCTACTCGTCCTCCTGCCAGGAGAGTTTTCGTTGTGTCGTCTGTTGCTGATACTACTGCCATTTCCCAACAGCCTTAG